One stretch of Schlesneria sp. DSM 10557 DNA includes these proteins:
- a CDS encoding RidA family protein, whose product MTPQETAEKLGLTFNKIEPGYLNLCVRSGNLLITSGHVSDLKGKLGAGVTVEQGYQAARDCAIKILRSVHNEFGTLNGLRVLKVLGCVNSTLEFHEQHLVINGTSDLLHEIFGKTTDGYHARSALGFAQLPTNAAVEVEAIFEIK is encoded by the coding sequence ATGACGCCTCAAGAAACTGCCGAAAAGCTGGGTCTGACTTTCAATAAGATCGAACCAGGCTACCTGAACCTGTGCGTTCGCTCGGGTAACCTGCTCATCACCTCAGGGCACGTCAGCGATCTGAAAGGAAAGCTGGGAGCAGGAGTCACCGTTGAACAGGGCTACCAGGCAGCGCGAGACTGCGCGATCAAGATCCTGAGGTCCGTCCACAACGAATTTGGCACCCTGAACGGACTGCGCGTCCTGAAGGTGCTCGGCTGCGTCAACTCGACGCTGGAATTCCACGAGCAGCACCTCGTGATCAACGGAACGTCAGACCTGCTGCACGAAATCTTCGGCAAGACAACCGACGGCTACCATGCCCGTAGCGCACTGGGCTTTGCCCAGCTCCCTACGAATGCCGCCGTCGAAGTCGAAGCAATCTTCGAAATCAAGTGA